From the Flavobacterium gyeonganense genome, the window GATTAAATACGATTGATATAACTTTCACAGAATAATTTTTGAACTCATTTGAAAATGATGCAGAATAAACAGAATAATAATACAAAAATTATAACCTCAAAAAAAATTTTAACATAATCGCAAACAATTCATAATAATTGTGTTAGCCTCATGCTTAAATGTTAAAAATTAAGTTGTAATTTTGCACAAATTTTAAAATTGGAATATAAAATGAAAAAAATTATACTATTACTTGTTCTGCTTGTAACAGTTGTAAAGACTAATGCTCAAACAAGCAGTGTCGAAAGTTTGGCTGATGGCAATTTCAACAAATGGTCTATCGAATTAGCAGGGGGATTTAACAAACCACAAAAACCAATGAAATATTATACGTCAACTATAAGTCCGTATGTTGTTGATTTAGGGGTTCGATACATGCTTAATAATAAATTTGGTTTGAAGGCTGATTTAGGATTCAATAGTTTCCAGGAACAAAAAAACTCAACCCCTTTTGACACTAAATATTATCGATTTGATATTCAGGGTGTAGCTAACTTAGGGAGAATTATGAATTTTGAAACCTGGACACAGACAATTGGTTTATTAGGCCATACAGGTTTTGGTGCTGCATATTTTGAAGATAAAAATTCTACAATAGACGACAAAATGATTAATTTCATTATTGGTGTAACAGGTCAGGTTAAACTTTCTAACAAATTGGTTCTTACCGGAGATTTTTCAACTCTTGTGAATGCTCTTCAAAATCACACATATGATGCAGCTGCATTAAATCCGGAAAAAGGTTTCAACGGAGCTTTATTTAATGGTACTATAGGTTTGACATTGTATCTGGGAAAAAACGAAAAACATGCTGACTGGGTTACTATTGTTGATAATGAAGTAATTGTTCAAAGAGAAAGAATTGATCAGCTTGAAAAAATGTTAAATGATAGTGATAAAGATGGTGTAGCTGATTATTTAGATTTAGAACCTAACACTATTGCAGGACTGATGGTGGATTCTAAAGGAAGAGCTGTTGACTTAAATAATAACGGCATACCTGATGAGTTAGAGAGGTACTTAACAAAAACTTATCCAAGCAGATCTGATGCTCCATTGAGCGATAAGGAATCAATCACAAATTTAGTGAACGGAGGTTATGTTGCCGCTTATTTCGATTTCAACAAATCTACTCCAAATGAATCCTCTATGGATGGTATTAATTTTGTACTAAACTATTTAAGAAACAATCCTTCAGCTTCTGTTGACATTACGGGTTATGCTGATGAAATTGGTGATGCTTCATACAACGAAAAATTAGCAGATGAAAGAGCGAACAATGTAAAAGAAATTCTTCTTAAAGCGAAGATTGCGCCTGAAAGAATTAATGTCATGAGAGGTGGTGTAGATTCTTCTGTAGATAAAGAGTCTGCTACCGCAAGAAAGTTAGTTCGAAGAGTTACTTTCAAAATAAAAAACTAACACATCGCTTGTAATCTAATAATTAAAAATGCCACATCACGCAAGATTTGGCATTTTTTTTATCTTATAAATACGGTCGCTTGTTTTAATTCCTAAGACTACTAAGACAGCTGAAACCTCTGCACCTTATAATACTGAGGGATTAAGATCTTTTCAAAATTTAAAATAAGAATGAGCACTGTAAAGACTTACTTTTAGTTGTCATAATTAAATATGGATTTAAACAATCAACATATACTAAAATCAAGGCATAAAAAAACCTCATTTTTCAATGAGGTTTAATATTATTACTC encodes:
- a CDS encoding OmpA family protein, with protein sequence MKKIILLLVLLVTVVKTNAQTSSVESLADGNFNKWSIELAGGFNKPQKPMKYYTSTISPYVVDLGVRYMLNNKFGLKADLGFNSFQEQKNSTPFDTKYYRFDIQGVANLGRIMNFETWTQTIGLLGHTGFGAAYFEDKNSTIDDKMINFIIGVTGQVKLSNKLVLTGDFSTLVNALQNHTYDAAALNPEKGFNGALFNGTIGLTLYLGKNEKHADWVTIVDNEVIVQRERIDQLEKMLNDSDKDGVADYLDLEPNTIAGLMVDSKGRAVDLNNNGIPDELERYLTKTYPSRSDAPLSDKESITNLVNGGYVAAYFDFNKSTPNESSMDGINFVLNYLRNNPSASVDITGYADEIGDASYNEKLADERANNVKEILLKAKIAPERINVMRGGVDSSVDKESATARKLVRRVTFKIKN